A part of Melittangium boletus DSM 14713 genomic DNA contains:
- a CDS encoding sensor histidine kinase encodes MRWPSRVKDALGSLSARLLVAFLLPTLLFLALTGTAVYALARAILEDELGTSLSAIAAATAGQVSGERMLTIEPGDDVAETRTWRNLVRLLTDVRDASGVRRVYVVDTRGQVRVDVGGGLPVGAEVPELARDRLELSRVFAGQRAASQVLFQGSDGLLYKTGYAPVRREGQVVGAVAVEGSAAFFGPLARLSRSFAAASAGALGVLALVALVTARGLARPLRRLMDSALRIGRGDLTTPVPPEPTREIGVLARELEVMRGALESRDRQLKLMLAGVAHEVRNPLGGISLFSGLLAEDLKAGAVEDAAGHVARIQHEAEYLQRIVEDFLAFAREQPLSREPVAARELLHEARGLLTADAAARQVDVDVEADAAVLEADGSLLTAAVVNLVKNAVQASPPGGRVQVTGRNEGRDYTIRVQDTGAGIPEAERERIFEPFFTTREKGTGLGLPLSRKIARAHGGDLRLVPTPGCTTFELTLPPAGERPQPLPGRTGEPTL; translated from the coding sequence ATGCGCTGGCCCTCTCGCGTGAAGGACGCCCTCGGTTCGCTCTCGGCGCGCCTGCTCGTGGCGTTCCTCCTGCCCACGCTGCTCTTCCTCGCCCTCACCGGCACGGCCGTCTACGCGCTCGCCCGCGCCATCCTCGAGGATGAGCTGGGCACGAGCCTGTCCGCCATCGCCGCGGCCACCGCGGGACAGGTGAGCGGCGAGCGCATGCTCACCATCGAGCCCGGGGACGATGTCGCGGAGACGCGCACGTGGCGCAACCTCGTGCGCCTGCTCACCGACGTGCGCGACGCGAGCGGCGTGCGGCGCGTCTACGTCGTGGACACCCGGGGCCAGGTGCGCGTGGACGTGGGCGGCGGCCTCCCCGTGGGCGCCGAGGTGCCCGAGCTCGCCCGGGACAGGCTGGAGCTCTCGCGCGTCTTCGCGGGCCAGCGCGCCGCCAGCCAGGTGCTCTTCCAGGGCTCGGACGGGCTGCTCTACAAGACGGGCTACGCGCCCGTGCGCCGCGAGGGCCAGGTGGTGGGCGCGGTCGCCGTGGAGGGCAGCGCCGCCTTCTTCGGACCCCTCGCGCGCCTGTCCCGGAGCTTCGCGGCCGCGAGCGCGGGCGCCCTCGGCGTGCTGGCCCTCGTGGCGCTCGTCACCGCGCGGGGACTCGCCCGGCCCCTGCGGCGGCTCATGGACTCGGCGCTGCGCATCGGACGGGGAGACCTGACGACCCCCGTGCCCCCCGAGCCCACCCGGGAAATCGGCGTGCTCGCGCGCGAGCTGGAGGTGATGCGCGGTGCCCTGGAGAGCCGGGACCGGCAGCTCAAGCTCATGCTCGCGGGCGTGGCCCACGAGGTGCGCAATCCCCTGGGCGGCATCTCCCTCTTCTCGGGCCTGCTCGCCGAGGACCTGAAGGCGGGCGCGGTGGAGGACGCCGCCGGCCATGTGGCGCGCATCCAACATGAGGCGGAGTACCTGCAGCGCATCGTCGAGGACTTCCTCGCCTTCGCCCGCGAGCAGCCGCTGTCCCGCGAGCCCGTGGCCGCGCGGGAGCTGCTGCACGAGGCCCGCGGCCTGCTCACCGCGGATGCCGCGGCGCGGCAAGTGGACGTGGACGTGGAAGCGGACGCGGCGGTGCTCGAGGCGGATGGCAGCCTGCTGACGGCCGCGGTGGTGAACCTGGTGAAGAACGCCGTGCAGGCCTCCCCCCCCGGGGGCCGCGTCCAGGTGACGGGCCGGAACGAGGGCCGGGACTACACCATCCGGGTCCAGGACACGGGCGCGGGCATCCCCGAGGCCGAGCGCGAGCGCATCTTCGAGCCCTTCTTCACCACCCGGGAGAAGGGCACGGGCCTGGGCCTGCCCCTGTCCCGGAAGATCGCCCGGGCCCACGGGGGGGACCTGCGTCTCGTCCCCACCCCGGGGTGTACCACCTTCGAACTCACCCTCCCCCCGGCGGGCGAGCGCCCCCAGCCCTTGCCCGGGCGGACAGGCGAGCCCACCCTGTAA